One window of Flavobacterium ammonificans genomic DNA carries:
- a CDS encoding tRNA (cytidine(34)-2'-O)-methyltransferase, with the protein MLNIVLVEPEIPNNTGNIGRLCVGTESKLHLIHPFGFVINDKNLKRSGLDYWVHLDVAEYQNVDEWLNQIPDRSRVFLMSARASKSYLETQFQDGDWLVFGKESVGLSEEVLNLFDNHLTIPMSSLIRSFNVANSVAFVIGEAKRQIGLKS; encoded by the coding sequence ATGTTAAACATCGTATTGGTAGAACCAGAAATACCAAATAACACAGGCAATATTGGCCGACTTTGTGTTGGAACTGAAAGTAAATTGCATTTAATTCATCCCTTTGGATTTGTAATCAATGATAAAAATTTAAAACGTTCGGGTTTGGATTATTGGGTCCATTTGGATGTCGCTGAATATCAAAATGTTGACGAATGGCTGAATCAAATTCCAGATCGTTCTCGAGTATTTTTGATGAGTGCTCGTGCTTCAAAATCGTATTTGGAAACTCAATTTCAAGATGGAGATTGGTTAGTGTTTGGTAAAGAAAGTGTAGGTTTAAGCGAAGAAGTTTTAAATCTGTTTGACAATCATTTAACCATTCCAATGTCATCATTAATTCGAAGTTTTAACGTCGCTAATTCGGTGGCTTTTGTTATTGGCGAAGCCAAAAGACAAATCGGTTTGAAGTCTTAA
- a CDS encoding YceI family protein, translating to MRKIISIIILFNCIYVLAQKKLETTSGKVFFEASVPLFEEISAVNNAVNCTLNLKDNSIVFSLKIKDFKFKRDLMHTHFNEIYLESDKYPRATFKGVVPNFDLDKISPEGTFLKINGTIKIHGVSKPITVSGIFKKTKNQLQVTADFILNTDDFEIKIPSMILPKISKKVQTHLECFLQ from the coding sequence ATGAGAAAAATAATTTCAATAATAATACTATTCAATTGCATCTATGTATTGGCACAAAAGAAGTTAGAAACAACTTCAGGAAAAGTATTTTTTGAAGCTTCAGTGCCTTTATTTGAGGAAATCAGTGCTGTAAACAATGCTGTAAATTGTACGCTGAATCTAAAAGACAACTCTATTGTATTTTCCTTAAAAATAAAAGATTTTAAATTCAAAAGAGATTTAATGCATACTCACTTCAATGAAATTTATTTGGAAAGTGATAAATATCCTAGGGCTACTTTTAAAGGGGTAGTACCCAATTTTGATCTCGACAAAATTTCGCCGGAGGGGACTTTTTTAAAGATAAATGGTACCATTAAAATTCACGGAGTTTCAAAACCAATCACTGTTTCTGGAATCTTCAAAAAAACAAAAAATCAACTACAGGTTACAGCTGATTTTATACTTAATACTGATGATTTTGAAATCAAAATTCCTAGTATGATTTTACCTAAAATATCCAAAAAAGTCCAAACACATCTTGAATGTTTCTTGCAATAA
- a CDS encoding SDR family NAD(P)-dependent oxidoreductase, with amino-acid sequence MKNILIVGGSKGIGNAILLQQLEKNKVYTISRTAPEMSHPNLVHFSLDVLQDALPEIESLDTLIYCPGSITLKPIGSLSIDDFRNDFEINVIGAVKVIQKYLAALKKGNQPSILLFSTVAAKLGMPFHASIATAKAGVEGLVKSLGAELASSIRINAIAPTITETTLAAGILRNDRMKENMVERHPMKGYLQPQEVAEMADFLISEKAKSISGQIFEMDYGIVSFKI; translated from the coding sequence ATGAAAAATATACTCATAGTTGGAGGAAGTAAAGGAATTGGTAATGCCATTTTGTTACAACAATTGGAAAAAAATAAGGTGTATACAATCAGTCGTACTGCTCCTGAAATGAGCCATCCAAATCTAGTACATTTCAGTTTAGATGTATTGCAAGATGCATTACCAGAAATCGAAAGTTTGGACACTTTGATTTACTGTCCAGGATCTATTACTTTAAAACCAATTGGTAGCTTAAGTATTGATGATTTTAGAAATGACTTTGAAATCAATGTAATTGGAGCAGTAAAAGTGATTCAAAAATACTTAGCTGCTTTGAAAAAGGGAAACCAACCTTCTATCCTATTGTTTAGTACCGTGGCAGCTAAATTAGGAATGCCTTTTCATGCCAGTATTGCAACAGCAAAAGCGGGTGTAGAAGGATTAGTTAAATCTCTTGGTGCAGAATTAGCATCTAGTATTCGTATCAATGCTATTGCACCAACGATTACCGAAACCACATTGGCTGCAGGGATTTTAAGAAACGACCGAATGAAAGAAAATATGGTAGAACGCCATCCTATGAAAGGCTATTTACAGCCACAAGAAGTAGCTGAAATGGCAGATTTCTTGATTTCAGAAAAAGCAAAATCAATTTCCGGACAAATTTTTGAAATGGATTACGGTATTGTCAGTTTTAAAATATAA
- the rmuC gene encoding DNA recombination protein RmuC: MTAILPVLFSFIIALAIGIYIGKLIFSAKMQAEKISLEEKVLASQAQIQNLKEILEKERSEKEVIRNEKDSLAIQLSKKEVDFENLWERNKEQKQEVEQLQEKFTKEFENLANKILDEKSNKFTEQNKENMQNILTPLQDKIQLFEKKVEDTHKESIDYHAALRQQILGLREMNLQMSKETINLTKALKGDSKMQGNWGELVLERVLEKSGLEKGREYEVQQAFTTEEGNRVFPDVVINLPDGKKMIVDSKVSLTAYEKYINEEDEELKSNYLKEHVNSIKRHVEQLGNKNYQDLYQIESPDFVLLFIPIEPAFAMALNEDTSLYNKAFEKNIVIVTPATLLATLRTIDSMWTNQKQQENALEIARQAGALYDKFEGFVADLIKIGKKIDESKVEYAGAMNKLVEGKGNLISSVERLKKMGAKAKKALPENIINRAETDENQLES; encoded by the coding sequence ATGACAGCTATTCTTCCTGTTTTATTCAGTTTTATAATCGCATTAGCCATTGGGATTTACATTGGCAAACTCATTTTCTCTGCTAAAATGCAAGCTGAAAAAATTAGTTTGGAAGAAAAAGTTTTGGCAAGTCAAGCTCAAATTCAAAACTTGAAAGAAATCCTAGAAAAAGAAAGAAGCGAGAAAGAAGTGATTCGTAACGAGAAGGACAGTTTGGCTATTCAATTGTCTAAAAAAGAAGTTGATTTTGAAAATCTTTGGGAACGCAATAAAGAACAAAAACAAGAAGTAGAACAGCTTCAGGAAAAATTCACTAAAGAATTCGAGAATTTAGCCAACAAAATATTAGACGAAAAATCGAATAAATTTACCGAACAGAATAAAGAAAACATGCAAAATATCTTGACGCCGCTACAAGATAAAATTCAATTATTCGAAAAGAAAGTCGAAGACACTCACAAGGAAAGTATCGATTATCACGCGGCGCTTCGTCAACAAATTCTGGGCTTACGTGAAATGAATCTTCAAATGAGCAAAGAAACCATTAACCTAACAAAGGCCTTAAAAGGAGACAGTAAAATGCAAGGTAATTGGGGCGAATTGGTATTAGAGCGCGTTTTAGAAAAATCAGGTTTAGAAAAAGGACGTGAATACGAAGTGCAACAAGCCTTTACAACAGAGGAAGGTAATCGTGTATTTCCAGACGTAGTAATTAATTTGCCGGATGGCAAAAAAATGATTGTCGATTCAAAAGTATCGCTGACCGCATACGAAAAATACATCAACGAGGAAGACGAAGAATTGAAATCCAACTACCTCAAAGAACACGTCAACTCGATCAAACGTCACGTAGAACAATTGGGAAACAAAAATTACCAAGACTTGTACCAAATTGAAAGTCCTGATTTTGTGTTGCTATTTATTCCAATCGAACCGGCATTTGCTATGGCATTAAACGAAGACACTTCATTGTACAACAAGGCTTTTGAAAAAAATATTGTCATCGTAACTCCAGCTACTTTATTAGCTACTTTACGAACTATTGATAGTATGTGGACCAATCAAAAACAACAAGAAAATGCGTTAGAAATTGCGCGTCAAGCAGGAGCTTTGTATGATAAATTTGAAGGTTTCGTTGCTGATTTAATTAAAATTGGAAAGAAAATTGACGAAAGTAAAGTCGAATATGCTGGCGCAATGAATAAGTTAGTAGAAGGTAAAGGAAACTTAATCAGCAGTGTGGAACGTTTGAAAAAAATGGGAGCCAAAGCTAAAAAAGCATTGCCAGAAAATATCATCAATCGCGCTGAAACAGATGAAAATCAATTGGAATCATAA
- a CDS encoding pseudouridine synthase: MSHQHFIIHKPYGYLSQFVYELKRKKRLLGELYPFPEGTMAIGRLDEDSEGLLLLTTDGMMSEIVRSKKVEKEYYVQVDGVIHQEAVEQLQKGVEIGFNGKKYITKPCKAFLIHEVPAFGYRGKKIRDERHGPTSWVSITINEGKFRQVRKMTACVGFPTLRLVRVRVGNVRLNDLQAGEVIEVADFQIENK, translated from the coding sequence ATGTCGCATCAGCATTTTATTATTCATAAACCCTACGGCTATTTGAGTCAGTTTGTGTATGAATTAAAAAGAAAGAAACGACTTTTGGGAGAGTTATACCCATTTCCAGAAGGCACAATGGCTATCGGTCGTTTGGATGAAGATTCGGAAGGTTTATTATTGTTGACTACGGACGGTATGATGAGCGAAATTGTTCGTAGCAAAAAAGTGGAAAAAGAATACTATGTGCAAGTAGATGGTGTAATTCATCAAGAAGCGGTGGAACAATTGCAAAAAGGTGTTGAAATAGGATTTAACGGTAAAAAATACATCACTAAACCCTGCAAAGCCTTTTTAATTCATGAAGTTCCTGCTTTTGGCTATAGAGGAAAAAAAATTCGAGATGAACGTCACGGACCTACTTCTTGGGTTTCCATTACGATTAATGAAGGGAAGTTCAGACAGGTTCGTAAAATGACAGCTTGTGTAGGTTTTCCTACTTTGCGTTTAGTACGTGTTCGTGTGGGAAATGTACGTTTGAATGACTTACAGGCAGGCGAAGTTATTGAAGTAGCTGATTTTCAAATAGAAAATAAATAA
- a CDS encoding ABC transporter ATP-binding protein, protein MEKTFILQATDISIGYSNKKETTTVASEVSVSLEKGKLTALIGANGIGKSTLLRTLIGIQSPLSGKVLLENKDIHSINNLTLAQHLSVVLTDKLPPSNLTVFELVALGRQPYTNWIGKLTTEDIEKVKEALELTQITHLADKKHDEISDGQLQIVLIARALAQDTPLIVLDEPTTHLDLLHKVTLLKLLKKLTQETGKSILFSTHDIDMAIQLSDEMIIMTPESVVQDQPCNLIMKGSFNTLFQDEHILFDAEKGKFVIKG, encoded by the coding sequence ATGGAGAAAACATTTATTTTACAAGCAACAGATATCAGCATAGGCTATTCCAACAAAAAGGAAACTACCACAGTAGCATCAGAAGTTTCTGTTTCCTTAGAAAAAGGAAAATTGACCGCTTTGATTGGGGCTAATGGAATTGGAAAATCAACACTTTTGCGAACCTTAATTGGTATTCAATCACCTCTTTCTGGAAAAGTCCTTTTAGAGAATAAAGACATTCATTCCATTAATAATTTGACTTTAGCCCAACACTTAAGTGTGGTATTAACCGACAAATTACCTCCAAGTAATTTAACTGTTTTTGAACTCGTTGCTCTAGGAAGACAACCGTATACGAATTGGATTGGGAAACTTACTACAGAAGATATTGAAAAAGTAAAGGAAGCTTTAGAACTGACACAAATTACTCATCTTGCTGACAAAAAACATGATGAAATTAGCGATGGACAATTGCAAATTGTACTTATTGCAAGAGCATTGGCACAAGATACTCCGCTTATTGTTTTAGACGAACCCACTACCCATTTGGATTTATTGCATAAAGTAACACTCTTAAAGCTCTTGAAAAAATTGACTCAAGAAACTGGAAAGTCCATTTTGTTTTCTACTCACGATATTGATATGGCTATCCAATTGAGTGATGAAATGATTATTATGACTCCCGAATCAGTGGTACAAGACCAACCTTGTAATTTGATAATGAAAGGAAGTTTCAATACCTTATTTCAGGATGAACATATTCTTTTTGACGCCGAAAAAGGAAAATTCGTTATCAAAGGATAA
- the folE gene encoding GTP cyclohydrolase I FolE, translated as MKNYEKIEQYNTEVTELLSNNYKTIIENLGEDVTREGLEKTPERVAKAMQYLTHGYELDPLEILKSALFTEDHQQMIVVKDIEVYSMCEHHMLPFFGKAHVAYIPNGKIVGLSKIPRIVDAFARRMQVQERLTDQIKCCIQEALEPLGVAVVIEAQHMCMQMRGIQKQNSVTTTSSFTGAFEKDKTRKEFISLITSKLS; from the coding sequence ATGAAAAATTACGAAAAAATAGAACAATACAATACTGAGGTTACTGAACTACTTTCTAATAATTATAAAACGATTATTGAAAATTTAGGAGAAGATGTTACGCGCGAAGGATTAGAGAAAACACCTGAACGAGTAGCAAAAGCGATGCAATATTTAACTCATGGTTACGAACTAGATCCATTAGAAATATTAAAATCAGCCTTGTTTACTGAAGACCATCAACAAATGATTGTGGTGAAAGACATTGAAGTGTATTCTATGTGTGAGCACCATATGTTGCCTTTCTTTGGGAAAGCACATGTAGCCTATATTCCCAACGGGAAAATTGTTGGCTTAAGTAAAATCCCTAGAATCGTTGATGCATTTGCAAGAAGAATGCAAGTTCAAGAACGTTTGACAGATCAAATTAAATGTTGTATTCAAGAGGCATTAGAACCCCTTGGTGTAGCGGTAGTTATAGAAGCACAACACATGTGTATGCAAATGCGTGGCATTCAAAAACAGAATTCAGTTACAACCACTTCATCGTTTACTGGAGCTTTTGAAAAAGACAAAACGCGTAAAGAGTTTATTAGCTTAATTACAAGTAAATTGAGTTAA
- a CDS encoding TetR family transcriptional regulator C-terminal domain-containing protein, with the protein MATKKSTLTKEKVISFYMQSTLEHNSKPKSVFHFAKENGFTEAEFYTFFGGMEGIEKEVFNQFLSKTIELLEKDKDYEYYDMKSKMLSFYFTFFELLTANRSYVVLSLKENSTMLKGLMQLSGLRNGFKDFVSSIISDEYRLKQERFQDIQEKALQESAWIQLLMTLKFWLDDTSAAFEKTDIYIEKSVKASFELMNTAPLESLIDFGKFLFKEKIQHN; encoded by the coding sequence ATGGCTACTAAAAAATCTACTCTAACTAAAGAAAAAGTAATTTCATTCTATATGCAAAGTACTTTAGAGCACAATTCAAAACCTAAATCAGTATTTCATTTTGCAAAAGAAAATGGATTTACAGAAGCTGAATTCTATACATTTTTTGGCGGTATGGAAGGAATTGAGAAGGAAGTGTTCAATCAATTTCTATCTAAGACAATTGAATTATTAGAAAAAGATAAAGATTACGAATACTACGATATGAAAAGTAAAATGCTTAGTTTTTACTTCACCTTCTTTGAATTACTGACGGCAAACAGAAGTTATGTAGTCCTTAGCTTAAAAGAAAATAGCACTATGCTAAAAGGATTAATGCAACTAAGCGGTTTGAGAAATGGTTTCAAAGACTTTGTTAGTTCTATTATTTCGGATGAATACCGATTGAAACAAGAACGTTTTCAAGACATCCAGGAAAAGGCGTTGCAAGAATCAGCTTGGATTCAGTTGTTAATGACATTAAAGTTTTGGCTGGACGACACTTCAGCTGCATTTGAAAAAACAGACATCTATATTGAAAAATCCGTGAAGGCGTCGTTTGAATTAATGAATACTGCTCCGTTAGAAAGTCTAATTGATTTCGGGAAATTTCTTTTTAAAGAAAAAATACAACACAACTAA
- a CDS encoding SRPBCC family protein: MKVYSLKAEQFVNASIQECWSFFSNPRNLQKITPTDMGFEITDFDEKSMYAGQIIQYKVSPLFGIKLSWMTVITVVKEESYFVDEQRFGPYTLWHHKHFFEEKDNGVLMTDLIHYALPLGFLGRIMNALIVKNKLKSIFNYRTIKVDELFNAK, translated from the coding sequence ATGAAAGTATATTCATTAAAAGCAGAACAGTTTGTTAATGCCAGTATTCAAGAATGTTGGTCTTTTTTTTCAAATCCAAGAAATTTACAAAAAATCACACCAACTGATATGGGATTTGAAATCACTGATTTTGATGAAAAAAGTATGTATGCGGGACAAATTATACAATATAAAGTTTCTCCACTTTTTGGAATTAAATTAAGTTGGATGACTGTTATAACTGTTGTAAAGGAGGAAAGTTATTTTGTAGACGAACAGCGTTTCGGACCTTATACACTTTGGCATCACAAGCATTTTTTTGAAGAAAAAGACAATGGAGTCCTTATGACAGACTTGATTCATTATGCCTTACCATTAGGTTTTTTGGGTAGAATCATGAATGCTTTGATAGTGAAAAACAAACTAAAATCCATTTTTAACTACCGAACAATCAAAGTAGACGAATTATTTAATGCAAAATAA
- a CDS encoding TIGR03643 family protein: MKRELTDIDKDRIIEMAWEDRTTFDAILLQFGLKEQEVIDLMRAEMKPSSFRMWRARVQGRKTKHEKLRDFREGRFKCTRQRQINNNKIAKR; encoded by the coding sequence ATGAAAAGAGAATTAACTGATATCGATAAAGACCGCATCATTGAAATGGCTTGGGAAGACCGAACAACTTTTGATGCCATTTTACTGCAGTTTGGTTTAAAAGAACAAGAAGTTATTGACTTAATGCGTGCCGAGATGAAACCTTCAAGTTTTAGAATGTGGCGTGCAAGAGTTCAGGGTAGAAAAACCAAACATGAAAAATTACGCGATTTTAGAGAAGGCCGTTTTAAATGTACGCGCCAAAGACAAATAAACAACAACAAAATAGCAAAACGATAA
- a CDS encoding ABC1 kinase family protein, translated as MKTIDYIPTSKIQRASKLVQTGAKVGVNYLKYYGEKVVNPSLNRDKLNEDNAEDIYDGLKSLKGSALKVAQMLSMDKSFLPQAYVEKFSLSQFSVPPLSAPLVLKTFKSNLGKTPYEIFDEFNPNSVNAASIGQVHLAVKDGKKLAVKIQYPGVANSISSDLALVKPIAIRMFNLQGKDSDKYFKEVEDKLIEETNYLLELKQSQEIVAACSKINHLVFPNYYSDYSSEKIITMDWMTGLHLSEFTKENTNGEIGNQLGQALWDFYMYQIHVLRKVHADPHPGNFLVNENNELIALDFGCMKAIPKEFYTPYFELIKKEVIDNQVLFNEKLFELEILRIDDTPEEVAYFTSMFYDLLTLFTKPFQSETFDFSDEMFFEKIAQLGERFANDTNLRKMNGNRGSKHFIYMNRTFFGLYNLLFDLKAEIVVHNYQKYS; from the coding sequence ATGAAAACTATTGATTATATTCCTACTTCTAAAATCCAACGTGCTAGTAAATTAGTACAAACAGGTGCCAAAGTAGGTGTTAATTATTTAAAATATTATGGCGAAAAAGTAGTGAATCCTTCACTCAATCGTGATAAATTAAATGAAGATAACGCTGAGGATATTTATGATGGACTGAAAAGTTTGAAAGGAAGCGCCTTGAAAGTAGCACAGATGTTGAGTATGGATAAAAGTTTCCTTCCTCAAGCCTATGTGGAAAAATTTTCATTGTCTCAATTTTCAGTTCCGCCACTTTCAGCACCTTTAGTGTTAAAAACATTCAAATCGAATTTAGGCAAAACACCTTATGAAATCTTTGACGAGTTCAATCCAAACTCAGTCAATGCAGCGAGTATTGGTCAAGTCCATTTGGCAGTTAAAGATGGTAAAAAATTGGCCGTAAAAATCCAGTATCCAGGAGTGGCAAATAGTATTTCTTCTGATTTGGCTTTGGTGAAACCAATTGCTATTCGAATGTTTAATTTACAAGGCAAAGATTCAGATAAATATTTCAAAGAAGTTGAAGACAAGTTAATTGAAGAAACCAACTATTTATTAGAACTAAAACAAAGTCAGGAAATCGTAGCGGCTTGTTCTAAAATAAATCACTTGGTTTTTCCAAACTATTACAGTGACTATTCTTCTGAGAAAATAATTACTATGGATTGGATGACAGGATTACACTTGTCTGAGTTTACGAAGGAAAATACCAATGGTGAAATTGGAAATCAGTTAGGACAAGCATTATGGGATTTTTATATGTATCAAATACATGTCTTGCGCAAAGTGCATGCCGACCCTCATCCAGGAAATTTCTTAGTTAACGAAAATAATGAGCTAATTGCTCTAGATTTTGGATGTATGAAAGCCATTCCAAAAGAGTTTTACACGCCTTATTTTGAGTTAATTAAAAAAGAGGTCATTGATAATCAAGTGCTTTTTAACGAAAAATTATTCGAATTAGAAATTTTACGTATTGATGATACTCCTGAAGAAGTAGCTTATTTTACTTCCATGTTCTATGACTTGCTAACATTATTTACTAAGCCTTTTCAATCGGAAACTTTTGATTTTTCTGACGAAATGTTTTTTGAAAAAATAGCACAATTAGGAGAGCGTTTTGCCAATGATACCAATCTTAGAAAAATGAATGGAAATCGTGGATCTAAACATTTTATCTACATGAACAGAACCTTCTTTGGTTTGTACAACTTACTATTTGATTTAAAAGCTGAGATTGTAGTACATAACTATCAGAAATATAGCTAA
- a CDS encoding TIGR01777 family oxidoreductase has translation MLEDRKNVVVTGGTGFVGKKLTQLLLDNGYSVTILSRTAKEYSAGVSYAQWNVEDGTIDEQAILGANYIVHLAGENIGAKRWTRNRKKAILDSREQSTQLLLATLQKYNKQLDAFISASGVGIYGAITDDVLCSETTPAANDFLGTVCQKWESAAQPIRDLGIRTVYIRTGLVLGKGDGVLQQLVPLFKLRLGSAIGSGKQFMPWIHIDDLCRIYLEAIINPEVQGPYNAAINDGTTNSIFSKTLASILGYSIWLPNVPAFLLQIVLGEMAQLVLTGRRVTSNKIEAIGFKFEFTQLNLALKNCLDK, from the coding sequence ATGTTAGAAGATAGAAAAAATGTTGTAGTTACGGGTGGTACAGGTTTTGTTGGTAAAAAATTAACCCAATTACTGTTAGATAACGGATATTCAGTAACGATTCTAAGTCGTACTGCTAAAGAATATTCAGCTGGAGTTTCCTATGCTCAATGGAATGTTGAAGATGGAACAATTGACGAACAAGCTATTTTAGGCGCCAATTATATTGTACACTTAGCTGGAGAAAATATAGGCGCTAAACGCTGGACAAGGAATCGAAAGAAAGCAATTCTAGACAGTAGAGAACAATCTACTCAATTACTGTTGGCTACTTTACAAAAATACAACAAACAACTGGATGCTTTTATTTCAGCTTCGGGTGTTGGAATTTATGGAGCTATTACTGATGATGTTTTATGTTCTGAAACTACTCCTGCTGCCAATGACTTTTTGGGAACGGTATGCCAGAAATGGGAATCGGCTGCTCAACCTATACGTGATTTAGGTATTCGTACAGTATACATTCGTACGGGTTTGGTTTTAGGAAAAGGCGATGGTGTTTTACAGCAATTAGTTCCACTTTTCAAATTGAGATTGGGTAGTGCTATTGGTTCAGGAAAACAATTTATGCCATGGATACATATTGATGATTTATGCCGAATTTATTTGGAGGCAATAATCAATCCTGAAGTTCAAGGACCCTACAATGCAGCCATTAATGATGGTACTACGAATTCGATTTTCTCAAAGACTTTAGCTTCAATTTTGGGTTATAGTATTTGGTTGCCAAATGTTCCTGCATTTTTACTGCAAATTGTTTTAGGAGAAATGGCACAATTAGTGCTTACAGGACGTAGAGTAACATCAAACAAAATAGAGGCTATTGGTTTTAAGTTTGAATTTACACAATTGAATCTCGCTTTAAAAAATTGTTTGGATAAATAA
- a CDS encoding cryptochrome/photolyase family protein: protein MTKQEVVFFWFRRDLRLEDNVGLFHALQSKYPVIPLFIFDETILERLPKNDPRVGFIHESLSKIHLKLQETASSLLVLKGKPELVWEALLQEYAIQEVVWNKDYEPNAMQRDAAVTDILQSNGVEVATYKDQVIFEKEEIVKSDGLPYTVYTPFKNKWLEKYKTIAPVIEYDASPYFSNFFKSKLDVLSLEEIGFAPSSIKVKPHNLKLVATYHETRDFPALDSTSYLSPHLRFGTVSVRKLVNWAVRKNDVFLSELIWREFFMQILYHFPKVQNKNFKSAYDGIQWRNDESEFKRWCEGRTGYPMVDAGMRQLNETGYMHNRVRMVVASFLCKHLLIEWQWGEAYFAEKLLDYEMASNVGNWQWAAGTGCDAAPYFRVFNPEIQQKKFDEKGIYIRQWVKEFDLGYDQPMVDHAMARDRAIATYKAGILK, encoded by the coding sequence ATGACTAAACAAGAAGTTGTTTTTTTTTGGTTTCGACGTGATTTACGTTTGGAAGATAATGTAGGTTTGTTCCATGCTTTACAATCAAAATATCCAGTAATTCCATTATTTATTTTTGACGAAACTATTTTGGAACGTTTACCAAAAAATGATCCAAGAGTTGGTTTTATTCACGAATCACTTTCTAAAATTCATCTTAAATTACAAGAAACAGCTAGTTCTCTTTTGGTTCTTAAGGGAAAGCCTGAATTAGTTTGGGAAGCATTACTTCAAGAGTATGCCATTCAAGAAGTAGTTTGGAATAAAGATTACGAACCCAATGCCATGCAACGTGATGCAGCGGTAACTGATATTCTTCAATCAAATGGAGTAGAAGTAGCGACCTATAAAGATCAAGTCATTTTTGAAAAAGAAGAAATTGTCAAATCAGATGGGTTACCCTATACTGTATACACTCCCTTTAAAAATAAATGGTTGGAAAAATACAAAACTATAGCACCAGTTATTGAATACGATGCTAGTCCGTATTTTTCTAATTTTTTCAAAAGTAAATTAGATGTTCTTTCTTTGGAAGAAATTGGTTTTGCTCCAAGTTCGATTAAAGTAAAACCTCACAATTTAAAATTGGTTGCTACCTATCACGAAACAAGAGATTTTCCAGCTTTAGATAGCACATCTTATTTGTCACCTCATTTGCGTTTTGGAACCGTTAGTGTTCGTAAATTAGTCAATTGGGCGGTACGTAAAAATGATGTTTTTTTGAGTGAATTGATATGGAGAGAATTTTTCATGCAAATTTTATATCATTTTCCTAAAGTTCAAAATAAGAATTTTAAGTCGGCTTACGATGGTATTCAATGGCGCAATGACGAATCTGAATTCAAGCGTTGGTGTGAGGGTAGAACAGGATATCCAATGGTAGATGCTGGAATGCGTCAGCTCAACGAAACGGGTTATATGCACAATCGAGTTCGTATGGTAGTCGCAAGTTTTCTATGCAAGCATTTATTAATCGAATGGCAGTGGGGCGAAGCCTATTTTGCTGAAAAGTTATTAGATTACGAAATGGCATCTAATGTTGGAAATTGGCAGTGGGCAGCTGGAACTGGTTGTGATGCAGCTCCTTATTTTAGAGTTTTTAATCCTGAAATTCAGCAGAAAAAATTTGACGAAAAGGGAATTTATATTCGACAGTGGGTTAAAGAATTTGATTTGGGTTATGACCAACCTATGGTAGATCATGCTATGGCTAGAGATCGCGCTATTGCGACTTATAAAGCAGGGATTCTAAAATAG
- a CDS encoding sterol desaturase family protein translates to MNEIQFFLIFLGTFLIMECVTWCTHKFVMHGFMWYFHEDHHQPKYANVFERNDVFFVIFAIPSIALFYYGVGGGLNYKFFIGLGIMFYGLCYFMIHDVLIHQRFKWFKNTNNKYLIGLRKAHKVHHKHLGKEHGECFGMLFVPFKYYKI, encoded by the coding sequence ATGAACGAAATCCAGTTTTTTCTGATTTTCCTTGGGACTTTTTTGATTATGGAGTGTGTAACTTGGTGTACACATAAATTTGTAATGCATGGATTTATGTGGTATTTTCATGAAGACCATCATCAACCAAAATATGCCAATGTTTTTGAACGTAACGATGTGTTTTTTGTCATTTTTGCTATTCCAAGTATTGCTCTTTTTTACTACGGTGTAGGGGGTGGATTGAATTATAAATTCTTTATTGGCTTAGGGATTATGTTTTACGGATTGTGCTATTTCATGATTCATGATGTATTAATTCATCAACGATTTAAATGGTTTAAAAATACCAATAACAAATATTTGATTGGATTGAGAAAAGCGCATAAAGTGCATCACAAGCATTTAGGTAAGGAGCACGGTGAATGTTTTGGAATGTTGTTTGTGCCTTTCAAATATTATAAAATATAA